In Nymphaea colorata isolate Beijing-Zhang1983 chromosome 3, ASM883128v2, whole genome shotgun sequence, a genomic segment contains:
- the LOC116251067 gene encoding suppressor protein SRP40-like, with translation MKQRLVLSFSEAYYDDYNSRSKAMKIVGGANGVTLVKLDEKDESKLVVIGEEMDAYGLLNILKKKNFKAHMESLEEIRHETKENHEKYKKKEHHKKEEERKHEKDKKEKKKKGKDKKKHGHSDSDSDSDSGSSSSSDSEKKKRGHNHNRSSSSSSSGSDSDKKKRGHHHNRSSSSSSSSSDSDSDKKKGEHHRNRTTTTYIYRPEYPPQIYPAPASYDNAYNYKYPGASRYSEGYNQDNCSIM, from the exons ATGAAG CAAAGGCTTGTGCTCAGCTTTTCTGAAGCATATTACGATGATTACAATAGCAGATCTAAGGCCATGAAGATTGTTGGGGGTGCCAATG GTGTGACGTTGGTGAAATTAGATGAGAAGGACGAGAGCAAGCTGGTGGTGATAGGTGAGGAGATGGATGCCTATGGGCTGCTCaacattttgaagaagaagaatttcaAAGCCCACATGGAGAGTTTAGAGGAAATAAGACACGAGACAAAAGAGAATCATGAGAAATATAAGAAAAAGGAGCATCAtaagaaagaggaggaaaggAAACATGAGAAGgataagaaggagaagaagaagaaggggaaggataAGAAGAAGCACGGGCACTCGGACTCCGACTCAGACTCAGACTCTGGCTCAAGCTCCAGCTCGGACTCAGAGAAGAAGAAGCGAGGACATAATCATAATCGGTCGAGCTCCAGCTCCAGCTCTGGCTCGGACTCAGATAAGAAGAAGCGAGGACATCATCATAAtcggtcgagctcgagctcaagctccaGCTCGGACTCGGACTCAGATAAGAAGAAGGGAGAACATCATCGTAATCGGACGACGACGACGTACATTTACCGGCCGGAATATCCGCCGCAAATTTACCCTGCTCCTGCATCCTATGACAACGCCTACAACTACAAGTATCCCGGCGCCAGCCGCTACTCAGAGGGCTACAACCAAGACAATTGCTCCATTATGTAA
- the LOC116250830 gene encoding heavy metal-associated isoprenylated plant protein 47-like, translating into MKQKLVLKVDMYDEKSRSKALKTAVSAEGVLSVALDEKDKGKLVVIGEDMNAYELVTSLRKKNIRVEMESLEEAKSEKKEEKKPVEQWPYVYHPNLPQHIVYPLPAVSNYGYNSDPCSIM; encoded by the exons ATGAAG CAAAAGTTGGTGCTGAAGGTGGACATGTATGATGAGAAGAGCAGGTCTAAGGCCCTCAAGACTGCTGTTTCTGCTGAAG GTGTGCTGTCGGTAGCTTTGGATGAGAAGGACAAAGGCAAGTTGGTAGTGATAGGCGAGGACATGAATGCATATGAACTGGTGACCTCCCTAAGGAAGAAGAACATCAGGGTGGAGATGGAGAGCTTAGAAGAAGCGAAGAGTGAgaaaaaagaggagaagaagcccGTGGAGCAGTGGCCGTATGTTTACCATCCCAATTTACCACAGCATATCGTGTACCCTCTTCCTGCAGTCAGCAACTACGGCTACAACTCCGACCCTTGCTCTATTATGTAG